One genomic segment of Salinigranum rubrum includes these proteins:
- a CDS encoding thiamine pyrophosphate-dependent dehydrogenase E1 component subunit alpha, producing MVSIDIETEDGQREILRRMLTIRAFDTKAGELFADGELPGFVHLYIGEEAVGVGAISALEEQDYITSTHRGHGHCISKGLDTYQMMAELYGKRDGYCNGKGGSMHIADVDAGMLGANGIVGAGPPLATGAALTADYKGEDKVALAFFGDGAVAQGQVHEGINLAATWDLPAIFVVENNHFGEATPMEQQHNVEHLSATAEAYDIPGFTVDGMDVTAVYEAVKEARERASSGEGPTFIEADTYRYEGHFEGDHQPYRTEEDIELWKDRDAIETFKNRLVEAGAITQEEFEEMRDEIEAEIDDAAERAKEADYPDPSEAYEDMFNATVPEINDFAARMRADGGER from the coding sequence ATGGTATCAATAGACATCGAGACGGAGGACGGACAGCGAGAAATCCTCCGTCGAATGTTGACCATCAGGGCGTTCGATACGAAGGCTGGCGAGTTGTTCGCCGACGGGGAGTTGCCCGGCTTCGTCCACCTCTACATCGGCGAGGAGGCCGTGGGAGTCGGGGCCATCTCGGCGCTGGAAGAACAGGACTACATCACCAGCACCCACCGGGGCCACGGCCACTGCATCTCGAAGGGGCTCGACACCTATCAGATGATGGCCGAACTCTACGGGAAGCGGGACGGCTACTGCAACGGCAAGGGTGGCTCGATGCACATCGCCGACGTTGACGCGGGGATGCTGGGGGCGAACGGCATCGTCGGCGCCGGGCCGCCGCTGGCGACGGGCGCGGCGCTGACCGCCGACTACAAAGGCGAGGACAAGGTCGCACTGGCGTTCTTCGGCGACGGCGCCGTCGCGCAGGGACAGGTCCACGAGGGCATCAACCTCGCCGCGACCTGGGACCTCCCGGCCATCTTCGTCGTCGAGAACAACCACTTCGGCGAGGCGACGCCGATGGAGCAACAGCACAACGTCGAACACCTCTCCGCGACGGCCGAGGCGTACGACATCCCCGGTTTTACTGTCGATGGAATGGACGTCACCGCCGTCTACGAGGCCGTCAAGGAGGCGCGCGAACGCGCGTCTTCGGGTGAAGGACCGACGTTCATCGAGGCCGATACGTATCGGTACGAGGGTCACTTCGAGGGCGACCACCAGCCCTACCGCACGGAGGAGGACATCGAACTCTGGAAGGACCGCGACGCCATCGAGACGTTCAAGAACCGACTGGTCGAGGCGGGTGCCATCACCCAGGAGGAGTTCGAGGAGATGCGCGACGAGATCGAAGCGGAGATCGACGACGCCGCCGAACGCGCGAAGGAGGCGGACTACCCCGACCCGTCGGAGGCGTACGAGGACATGTTCAACGCGACAGTACCCGAGATCAACGACTTCGCGGCGCGGATGCGCGCCGACGGAGGTGAGAGATAA
- a CDS encoding molybdopterin-dependent oxidoreductase has protein sequence MAGPSLAALEPRPRLVDWSILACVLVETLTGVVSLGAGATAQWPLFWVHRVVGLTLLVLLFFKLRRVRPRLRRDRWDRATPLSILTAVVALAALSTGAAWVFGVDVDLAFWTLLNVHIGLGLLLVPLVVLHLRARYRPVRRVDFEGRRTALQYGALLLGGALVVRGQELTNRVVGGGETRRFTGSKPVEGEGFPVTSWVADDPAPVDIDEWRLRVDGLVETPLDLSDETLDTADERRALLDCTSGWYTVEDWRGAALGTLLDEAGVDASARWVTVHSVTGYRWSFPLDEARGFLLATHVGGDRLSHGHGFPLRLVAPDRRGFQWVKWVTRIEVRRRRDASQYLATLVSGVT, from the coding sequence ATGGCCGGGCCGTCGCTCGCCGCGCTCGAACCCCGACCGCGCCTCGTCGACTGGTCCATCCTCGCGTGCGTCCTCGTCGAGACGCTGACGGGAGTGGTCTCGCTCGGTGCCGGCGCGACCGCGCAGTGGCCGCTCTTCTGGGTTCACCGCGTCGTCGGCCTCACGCTCCTCGTCCTGCTGTTCTTCAAGCTTCGAAGGGTACGGCCGCGGCTCCGACGCGACCGGTGGGACCGCGCGACTCCGCTCTCGATTCTCACCGCCGTCGTCGCGCTCGCGGCGCTCTCGACGGGGGCGGCGTGGGTGTTCGGCGTCGACGTCGACCTCGCGTTCTGGACGCTCCTCAACGTCCACATCGGCCTCGGTCTCCTCCTGGTTCCGCTCGTCGTGCTCCACCTTCGCGCCCGCTACCGTCCCGTCCGTCGCGTCGACTTCGAGGGCCGACGCACCGCGTTGCAGTACGGCGCACTCCTCCTCGGTGGGGCGCTCGTGGTCCGCGGCCAGGAACTGACGAACCGCGTCGTCGGGGGTGGGGAAACACGGCGGTTCACGGGCTCGAAACCGGTCGAAGGCGAGGGATTCCCGGTCACCTCGTGGGTCGCGGACGACCCCGCCCCCGTCGACATCGACGAGTGGCGACTCCGAGTCGACGGCCTCGTCGAGACGCCGCTTGACCTGTCGGACGAGACGCTCGACACGGCGGACGAACGGCGAGCGCTCCTCGACTGCACGAGCGGGTGGTACACCGTCGAGGACTGGCGCGGCGCCGCCCTCGGTACGCTGCTCGACGAGGCCGGCGTCGACGCGAGTGCTCGGTGGGTGACCGTCCACTCGGTGACGGGCTACCGCTGGAGTTTCCCCCTCGACGAGGCCCGCGGCTTCCTCCTCGCGACGCACGTGGGCGGGGACCGACTCTCACACGGTCACGGCTTCCCGCTCAGACTCGTCGCACCGGACCGACGGGGCTTCCAGTGGGTGAAGTGGGTCACACGAATCGAGGTGCGGAGACGGCGCGACGCCTCTCAGTACCTCGCGACGCTGGTCAGCGGCGTCACCTGA
- a CDS encoding class I SAM-dependent methyltransferase, which yields MTSRSHNRPDGGVATTQDFYSRWARLYDTIARRSPGVQSLRERAADRLAPPAGGVVVDMGCGTGANLPFLSGQVGPEGRVLGVDFTPGVLAVARDRLSTLPDTGPGAPVGVVRGDATRPPVRDADAVFASFVSGMLADPADAVDHWADVVGPGGRLGLLDLARSTHPLGRPLNGLFRAVVRGTSPPGTRSRVSTSPAALLDRRVVAAHRALFDRCVDVEHETHALGYARLTAGTVADS from the coding sequence GTGACCTCTCGTTCCCACAACCGCCCCGACGGCGGCGTCGCCACCACGCAGGACTTCTACTCGCGGTGGGCCCGCCTGTACGACACCATCGCCCGCCGCTCGCCGGGCGTCCAGAGCCTCCGCGAGCGCGCCGCCGACCGGCTCGCCCCCCCCGCGGGTGGCGTCGTCGTCGACATGGGCTGTGGGACGGGCGCGAACCTCCCGTTTCTCTCCGGCCAGGTCGGCCCCGAGGGACGGGTCCTCGGCGTCGACTTCACCCCCGGGGTGCTCGCCGTCGCCCGCGACCGGCTCTCCACGCTCCCCGACACGGGACCGGGCGCACCCGTCGGCGTCGTCCGCGGCGACGCCACCCGCCCGCCCGTCCGCGACGCCGACGCCGTCTTCGCCTCGTTCGTCTCGGGCATGCTCGCGGACCCGGCTGACGCCGTCGACCACTGGGCCGACGTCGTCGGTCCCGGCGGCCGGCTCGGGCTGCTCGACCTCGCGCGGAGCACGCACCCGCTCGGCCGCCCGCTCAACGGTCTGTTCAGGGCCGTCGTCCGCGGAACTTCGCCGCCGGGGACCCGTTCTCGGGTGAGTACGTCGCCGGCGGCGCTCCTCGACCGGCGGGTCGTCGCCGCCCACCGCGCCCTGTTCGACCGCTGTGTCGACGTCGAACACGAGACGCATGCGCTCGGCTACGCCCGACTGACCGCCGGGACCGTCGCCGACTCCTGA
- a CDS encoding 2-oxo acid dehydrogenase subunit E2 — MPKLGMDMDQGTIVEWLVDEGDEVESGQVVAEIESEKTTGEIKVREDGVVHRLLLGVGDSVEPGGDVAVVGGADEDVSGLVEGEAGGEAAASESGETADAAATGGSGDASPQAASLDGPSAVSEGGSASASAESVKATPRAKKRAEELGVDLTTVEGTGPQGAVSEEDVEAAAEGGEEAAAESVKATPRAKKRAEELGVDLTTVEGTGPQGAVSEEDVEAAAESAPTEETEQVAEASAAEGRVFAPPRVRRLARELGVDLAAVEGSGPSGAITEGDVRAAANGESTVEPTAEGEEAAEADVGTRDEERPLSGMRRTIANRLGQSDREAVHVTEHRGADAEELLAAADAADDALGVKVTVNDVLLLALSATLDEHPAFNATFEEEVHRLHRTQDICIAIDIEEGLIAPVVRNVGELSLSELAEKRRAVTEKSLSGEYTMEDLSGGTFTVSNLGVLGVESFDPVINPPQVAILGVNTIKDEVVPVGEDEVGVRKRISFDLSFDHRIVDGADAARFLGSLVEHVENPWPLVIAAGGR; from the coding sequence ATGCCGAAACTGGGAATGGACATGGACCAGGGAACCATCGTCGAGTGGCTCGTCGACGAGGGCGACGAGGTGGAGTCGGGGCAGGTCGTCGCCGAAATCGAGTCCGAGAAGACGACCGGGGAGATCAAGGTCCGCGAGGACGGCGTCGTCCACCGACTGCTTCTCGGCGTCGGCGACAGCGTCGAACCGGGTGGGGACGTCGCCGTCGTCGGCGGAGCCGACGAGGACGTCTCGGGACTGGTCGAAGGCGAGGCCGGGGGCGAGGCGGCCGCAAGCGAGTCGGGTGAAACGGCCGACGCGGCCGCGACCGGTGGCTCGGGCGACGCGTCGCCACAGGCCGCGAGTCTCGACGGACCCTCCGCGGTCTCGGAAGGAGGGTCGGCGTCGGCGTCGGCGGAGTCGGTGAAGGCGACGCCGCGGGCGAAGAAACGCGCCGAAGAACTGGGCGTCGACCTCACGACCGTCGAGGGGACCGGCCCGCAGGGGGCCGTCTCCGAGGAGGACGTCGAGGCCGCGGCAGAGGGAGGAGAAGAAGCGGCGGCCGAGTCGGTGAAGGCGACGCCGCGAGCGAAGAAACGCGCCGAGGAGTTAGGTGTGGACCTCACGACCGTCGAGGGGACTGGCCCGCAGGGTGCGGTGTCGGAGGAGGACGTCGAAGCGGCGGCGGAGTCGGCCCCGACGGAGGAGACGGAACAGGTGGCCGAGGCGTCGGCCGCCGAGGGTCGCGTCTTCGCCCCGCCGCGCGTCCGCAGACTCGCCCGGGAACTGGGCGTGGACCTCGCGGCCGTCGAGGGCTCCGGCCCCAGCGGCGCCATCACCGAGGGGGACGTCCGCGCGGCCGCAAACGGCGAGTCGACGGTCGAACCGACAGCCGAGGGTGAGGAGGCGGCCGAAGCCGACGTCGGCACCCGGGACGAGGAGCGGCCGCTGAGCGGGATGCGCCGGACCATCGCCAACCGACTGGGCCAGAGCGACCGCGAGGCCGTCCACGTCACGGAACACCGCGGGGCCGACGCCGAGGAGTTGCTCGCGGCCGCCGACGCCGCGGACGACGCGCTCGGCGTGAAGGTGACGGTCAACGACGTGCTGCTCTTGGCGCTGTCGGCCACGCTCGACGAACACCCCGCGTTCAACGCCACGTTCGAGGAGGAGGTTCACCGCCTCCACCGGACGCAGGACATCTGCATCGCCATCGACATCGAGGAGGGACTCATCGCGCCGGTGGTGCGAAACGTGGGCGAACTCTCGCTGTCGGAACTCGCCGAGAAGCGCCGAGCCGTGACGGAGAAGTCGCTCTCGGGCGAGTACACGATGGAGGACCTCTCGGGCGGGACGTTCACCGTCTCGAACCTCGGGGTGCTGGGCGTCGAGTCGTTCGACCCCGTCATCAACCCCCCGCAGGTCGCCATCCTCGGGGTGAACACCATCAAGGACGAAGTCGTTCCCGTCGGGGAGGACGAGGTCGGCGTCAGAAAGCGCATCTCGTTCGACCTCTCGTTCGACCACCGTATCGTCGACGGGGCCGACGCGGCGCGGTTCCTCGGTTCGCTGGTCGAACACGTCGAGAACCCCTGGCCGCTCGTCATCGCCGCCGGGGGACGGTGA
- a CDS encoding pyridoxal phosphate-dependent aminotransferase has protein sequence MPTPTARVRDCSHSSIRVMFDLAQSSEQDLVRLEVGEPDFDTPEHVIDAATRAAREGRTHYTSNAGLPALRRAIASTLDRDFAVETAPEDVLVTTGGMEALHLAVLSTVGPGEELVVPSPGWPNYWMQARLADGVPREVPMPVETGFDLDASRVIEAMGPETAAVMLCRPSNPTGRVASPDAVRAVVEAAADHDAYVVADEVYLSLTYDGDSRGIAALVDDASHVLTIGSCSKSHAMTGWRVGWLAGTSSVVDEATKVRESTTACTSSVAQHAALAALTGPQEPFQEMYDAFAERRNAVISRVEEIDGLDCPHPEGAFYAFLDVDLPGTSLEVAKHLLTEHGVVLAPGGGFGDAGEGRLRLSFANSLDRLHEGFDRIERALDDA, from the coding sequence ATGCCCACCCCGACCGCGAGAGTCCGCGACTGCTCACACTCTTCCATCCGGGTGATGTTCGACCTCGCCCAGTCCTCCGAGCAGGACCTCGTCCGCCTCGAAGTCGGCGAACCGGACTTCGACACGCCCGAACACGTCATCGACGCCGCGACGCGCGCCGCACGCGAGGGCCGGACCCACTACACCTCGAACGCGGGCCTCCCGGCGCTCCGGCGGGCCATCGCGTCGACGCTCGACCGCGACTTCGCCGTCGAGACGGCCCCCGAGGACGTCCTCGTCACCACCGGCGGGATGGAGGCGCTCCACCTCGCCGTCCTCTCGACCGTGGGACCCGGCGAGGAACTCGTCGTCCCCTCGCCGGGGTGGCCGAACTACTGGATGCAGGCCCGCCTCGCCGACGGCGTTCCCCGGGAAGTTCCGATGCCGGTCGAGACCGGATTCGACCTCGACGCGTCCCGGGTGATCGAAGCCATGGGGCCCGAGACGGCAGCCGTGATGCTCTGCCGTCCCTCGAACCCGACCGGCCGGGTCGCCTCTCCCGATGCGGTCCGGGCCGTCGTCGAGGCCGCCGCCGACCACGACGCCTACGTCGTCGCCGACGAGGTGTACCTCTCGCTCACCTACGACGGTGATTCGCGGGGCATCGCCGCCCTGGTCGACGACGCGAGCCACGTTCTTACGATTGGCTCCTGCTCGAAGAGCCACGCGATGACCGGGTGGCGCGTCGGTTGGCTGGCGGGGACGAGTTCGGTCGTCGACGAGGCGACCAAGGTGAGAGAATCGACGACCGCCTGCACCTCAAGCGTCGCCCAGCACGCCGCCCTCGCCGCCCTCACCGGCCCACAGGAGCCGTTTCAGGAGATGTACGACGCCTTCGCCGAGCGTCGGAACGCCGTGATATCCCGGGTCGAGGAGATAGACGGCCTCGACTGTCCCCACCCCGAAGGAGCCTTCTACGCCTTCCTCGACGTCGACCTCCCCGGAACGAGCCTCGAAGTCGCGAAGCACCTCCTCACCGAACACGGCGTCGTTCTCGCGCCCGGCGGCGGGTTCGGCGACGCCGGCGAGGGCCGCCTCCGACTGAGCTTCGCCAACAGCCTCGACCGACTCCACGAGGGGTTCGACCGCATCGAACGGGCGCTCGACGACGCCTGA
- a CDS encoding VOC family protein has translation MDPTVPDLGIDIPEISQIAFVVRDIEDGMDRFGGVLGLGPWEIYRFEPPTLTDTTYRGEPHDYSMILALTFVGETMIELIEPLEGPSIYTEHLDEHGEGLHHVACFAFDDTEAVVREFEEAGMPVLQSGVFGEVPYWYFDTQEQLNGVVFETATNLEAMQEPDRTYPE, from the coding sequence ATGGACCCGACAGTTCCAGACCTCGGCATCGATATTCCGGAGATCAGCCAGATCGCGTTCGTCGTCCGAGACATCGAGGACGGGATGGACCGCTTCGGCGGCGTCCTCGGTCTCGGCCCGTGGGAGATTTACCGGTTCGAGCCGCCGACGCTGACCGACACCACGTATCGAGGCGAACCGCACGACTACTCGATGATCCTCGCGCTGACGTTCGTCGGGGAGACGATGATCGAACTCATCGAACCGCTGGAGGGACCGAGCATCTACACCGAGCACCTCGACGAACACGGGGAGGGACTGCACCACGTCGCCTGCTTCGCCTTCGACGACACCGAGGCCGTCGTCAGGGAGTTCGAGGAGGCGGGAATGCCCGTGCTCCAGAGCGGGGTGTTCGGCGAGGTGCCGTACTGGTACTTCGACACCCAAGAGCAGTTGAACGGCGTCGTCTTCGAGACGGCGACGAACCTGGAGGCGATGCAGGAACCGGATCGGACGTACCCCGAGTAG
- a CDS encoding glutathione S-transferase family protein gives MNMLVDGEWRTNAYESTNDDGEFDRQETSFRRWVGGEDVRDGAAPDPDAEFPAEAGRYHLYICRACPWAHRAAMTRALKGLEDVVSLSLVEPVRIDDGWEFSEEYPDPLYDEPYLRDIYTRADADFTGRVTVPVLWDKEAETIVNNESREIMRMLNVAFDSLAERDVDLWPEGRRDEVEELLDDIYEPINNGVYRAGFAGSQEAYDEAVSDLFDALDRYEERLEENRYLAGDVLTEADIAMFVTLVRFDHVYHTHFKCNRRAIHEYPNLWNYTKELYQLPGVAQTVNLQHIVDHYYQSHGDINPARLVPTGPDIDFAEPHNRDRLAGGPPDSLLDTAATADD, from the coding sequence ATGAACATGCTCGTCGACGGCGAGTGGCGGACGAACGCCTACGAGTCGACGAACGACGACGGCGAGTTCGACCGTCAGGAGACCTCGTTCCGTCGATGGGTCGGCGGCGAGGACGTCCGCGACGGTGCCGCTCCCGACCCGGACGCCGAGTTCCCCGCCGAGGCCGGCCGGTACCACCTGTACATCTGCCGGGCCTGCCCGTGGGCACACCGCGCGGCGATGACGCGGGCGCTGAAGGGACTCGAAGACGTCGTCTCGCTCTCGCTCGTGGAACCGGTTCGCATCGACGACGGCTGGGAGTTCTCCGAGGAGTACCCCGACCCGCTGTACGACGAGCCCTATCTGCGGGACATCTACACCCGCGCCGACGCCGACTTCACGGGACGGGTGACGGTCCCCGTGTTGTGGGACAAAGAGGCGGAGACCATCGTGAACAACGAGTCCCGCGAGATCATGCGGATGCTGAACGTCGCCTTCGACTCGCTGGCAGAGCGCGACGTCGACCTCTGGCCCGAGGGCCGGAGGGACGAGGTGGAAGAACTCCTCGACGACATCTACGAGCCCATCAACAACGGCGTCTACCGCGCGGGCTTCGCGGGGAGTCAGGAGGCGTACGACGAGGCCGTGAGCGACCTGTTCGACGCCCTCGACCGCTACGAGGAGCGCCTCGAAGAGAACCGGTATCTCGCCGGCGACGTCCTCACCGAGGCCGACATCGCCATGTTCGTCACCCTGGTCCGGTTCGACCACGTCTACCACACCCACTTCAAGTGCAACCGGCGGGCGATTCACGAGTATCCGAACCTCTGGAACTACACGAAGGAACTGTACCAGCTTCCGGGGGTAGCACAGACGGTGAACCTCCAGCACATCGTCGACCACTACTATCAGAGCCACGGCGACATCAACCCCGCTCGGCTCGTCCCGACCGGACCCGACATCGACTTCGCCGAACCGCACAACCGCGACCGGCTGGCGGGCGGTCCGCCGGACTCCCTCCTCGACACCGCGGCGACGGCGGACGACTGA
- a CDS encoding alpha-ketoacid dehydrogenase subunit beta: protein MSTDTASGGGFSDTETMTVREAIRQALREELERDEDVFVMGEDVGRFGGVLGVTGDLVEQFGEERVRDTPISEAGFTGASVGAAATGTRPVVEIMFSDFIGVCSEQILNQMAKNRYMFGGKTEMPVTIRTTEGGGMGAASQHSGTIHTWFAHLPGIMAVAPGTAHAAKGLTKAAIRSNDPVIVFENKQIYEQEGEVPVSEDYTIPLGTASVEREGDDVTVVATQRMVGESLGLADELEGETSVEVIDLQSLYPMDTDTLLKSVEKTGRLVVADESPLSYGTHAEVVARVQEEGFFSLDAPIQRVGVADTHIPFSPVLEEEILPHAEDVRAAIDRVV from the coding sequence ATGAGCACTGACACCGCGAGCGGAGGTGGGTTCTCCGACACGGAGACGATGACCGTCCGCGAGGCCATCCGGCAGGCGCTTCGCGAGGAGTTAGAACGCGACGAGGACGTGTTCGTCATGGGCGAGGACGTCGGCCGTTTCGGCGGCGTCCTCGGGGTAACGGGCGACCTCGTCGAGCAGTTCGGCGAGGAGCGGGTCCGGGACACCCCCATCAGCGAGGCCGGGTTCACGGGCGCGTCCGTCGGCGCGGCCGCGACCGGCACCCGCCCCGTGGTGGAGATCATGTTCTCGGACTTCATCGGCGTCTGCTCCGAGCAGATCCTCAACCAGATGGCGAAGAACCGCTACATGTTCGGCGGGAAGACCGAGATGCCCGTCACCATCCGAACGACCGAGGGTGGCGGGATGGGCGCCGCCAGCCAGCACTCGGGCACCATCCACACCTGGTTCGCGCACCTCCCGGGCATCATGGCCGTCGCCCCCGGCACGGCGCACGCAGCGAAGGGCCTGACCAAGGCCGCCATCCGCTCGAACGACCCGGTCATCGTCTTCGAGAACAAGCAGATCTACGAGCAGGAGGGCGAGGTGCCCGTGAGCGAGGACTACACCATCCCGCTCGGCACGGCGAGCGTCGAGCGCGAGGGCGACGACGTCACCGTCGTCGCCACACAGCGGATGGTCGGCGAGTCGCTCGGACTCGCCGACGAGTTGGAAGGGGAGACGAGCGTCGAGGTCATCGACCTCCAGTCGCTGTACCCGATGGACACCGACACGCTGCTGAAGAGCGTCGAGAAGACGGGACGCCTCGTCGTCGCCGACGAGAGCCCCCTCTCGTACGGGACCCACGCTGAGGTCGTGGCCAGAGTCCAAGAGGAGGGCTTCTTCAGCCTCGACGCGCCCATCCAGCGCGTCGGCGTCGCTGACACCCACATCCCGTTCAGCCCGGTGCTCGAAGAGGAGATCCTCCCGCACGCCGAGGACGTCCGCGCGGCCATCGACCGCGTGGTCTGA
- a CDS encoding SDR family NAD(P)-dependent oxidoreductase: MPAALVTGSSRGIGRAIALRFARDGYDVAVNFHTNADAAADVAESIRDAGREATVVGADVSDPDAAARLVTATEEAFGGLDHVVNNAGIDQHVYTEDLSPADFDHVMDVNVNGAFNVTKAALSRLEDSDDDPSVTNVSSILAYTGAPVECHYASSKGALVSLTKSHAGDFAPNVRVNAVAPGHVETDMTADRSAAEKREERAEIPLGRFGRPAEIADAVAYLRDATFVTGETLNVNGGELMR, encoded by the coding sequence ATGCCAGCCGCACTCGTCACCGGTTCCTCCCGGGGTATCGGCCGCGCTATCGCCCTTCGCTTCGCCCGCGACGGCTACGACGTCGCCGTGAACTTCCACACGAACGCTGACGCCGCGGCCGACGTCGCCGAGAGCATCAGGGACGCGGGGCGGGAAGCGACCGTCGTCGGCGCCGACGTGAGCGACCCCGACGCGGCGGCACGACTCGTCACGGCCACGGAGGAGGCGTTCGGCGGTCTCGACCACGTCGTCAACAACGCCGGCATCGACCAGCACGTCTACACCGAGGACCTGTCGCCGGCGGACTTCGACCACGTGATGGACGTGAACGTCAACGGCGCGTTCAACGTGACGAAGGCGGCGCTGTCACGTCTCGAAGACTCGGACGACGACCCCTCCGTCACGAACGTCTCCTCCATCCTGGCGTACACCGGCGCGCCGGTCGAGTGTCACTACGCCTCGTCGAAGGGTGCGCTGGTGTCGCTGACGAAGAGCCACGCGGGGGACTTCGCGCCGAACGTCCGCGTGAACGCCGTCGCACCCGGTCACGTCGAGACGGACATGACCGCGGACCGCAGCGCCGCCGAAAAGCGCGAGGAGCGCGCGGAGATTCCGCTCGGGCGATTCGGGCGTCCCGCGGAGATCGCCGACGCGGTCGCGTACCTGCGCGACGCGACGTTCGTGACGGGAGAGACGCTGAACGTCAACGGCGGCGAACTGATGCGCTGA